In Sesamum indicum cultivar Zhongzhi No. 13 unplaced genomic scaffold, S_indicum_v1.0 scaffold00057, whole genome shotgun sequence, one DNA window encodes the following:
- the LOC105178790 gene encoding putative disease resistance protein At1g50180 → MVDSVATIALEILRDLLIEEAKFLSSVGGEVEEVRRQLNIMHCFLKDANRSQDLYNSQKVQNWVAELRDFSIQADNVLERYAIEVVSRREGKCLKKVLKKFTCILSEWLRMHQIGEDVKDIKSRMSDLTKQSESMSVGDNSTRLVDDNDWSRKTYGHGVEKYFVGTKEDIKYQQFQPKTIFQQLLKQLVLNEKLPTTEIKLLEEYGREIVKRCGYLPLPISVIGGTLCREKASLEWKNVCRNLDSYLQHGKGLENDKNVNQILDLSYNVLPYNLKPCFLSLACFKEDQEIDREKLYLLWMAEAMISSEDKGRGESLRDVAERVSKLPAYEVQLYQNVIELHLVGTRIEKDPMKILEKLPMLRVLGLWRNPYVGREMVCRATGFPQLRDLVLFGLSNLVEWRVEKGAVLNLSFLYIKQCSKLALIPDGLKFISTLKELRIMLIPEEFMKRVQVVDGEE, encoded by the exons ATGGTTGATTCTGTTGCAACAATAGCTCTTGAAATACTTCGGGACCTGTTGATTGAGGAAGCAAAGTTTCTATCGAGTGTGGGCGGTGAGGTTGAGGAAGTCCGTAGGCAGCTCAACATCATGCACTGTTTCTTGAAGGATGCTAATAGGAGTCAAGACCTGTACAATTCACAGAAAGTCCAGAATTGGGTTGCTGAACTTCGCGATTTTTCCATTCAAGCTGATAATGTACTAGAAAGATATGCTATTGAAGTGGTGTCCAGAAGAGAAGGAAAATGCCTTAAAAAGGTTCTCAAAAAATTCACTTGTATATTGAGCGAGTGGTTAAGAATGCACCAAATCGGAGAAGACGTTAAAGATATCAAGTCTCGTATGTCCGACCTCACCAAACAATCGGAGTCCATGAGTGTAGGAGACAACTCGACAAGATTGGTAGATGATAACGATTGGTCAAGAAAAACGTATGGGCATGgggttgaaaaatattttgtaggaACGAAGGAGGATATTAAATA CCAACAATTTCAACCCAAAactattttccaacaactatTAAAGCAACTTGTTCTAAATGAAA AGCTACCTACTACTGaaattaagttgttggaaGAATATGGAAGGGAAATAGTAAAAAGATGTGGTTATTTACCATTACCTATTTCAGTTATTGGGGGAACTCTTTGTCGTGAAAAGGCATCATTAGAATGGAAAAATGTGTGTAGAAATCTTGATTCGTACCTTCAACATGGGAAAGGTTTGGAGAATGACAAAAATGTAAATCAAATACTAGATTTGAGTTACAATGTGCTCCCTTACAATCTGAAACCATGTTTTTTGTCTTTGGCATGTTTTAAAGAGGATCAAGAAATAGATAgagaaaaactatatttactaTGGATGGCTGAAGCAATGATTTCTTCAGAAGATAAGGGAAGAGGAGAAAGTTTGAGAGATGTGGCTGAACG AGTGAGCAAATTACCAGCTTATGAAGTTCAACTATATCAAAATGTGATAGAATTGCACCTTGTGGGTACAAGAATTGAGAAAGACCCAATGAAAATACTAGAGAAGCTTCCCATGTTAAGAGTTCTTGGCTTGTGGCGCAATCCATATGTCGGCAGAGAGATGGTTTGTCGGGCAACTGGATTTCCTCAACTCAGAGACCTTGTTTTGTTTGGCTTGTCGAATTTAGTGGAGTGGAGAGTGGAGAAAGGAGCAGTGCTCAATCtatcttttctttatattaaacAATGCAGTAAATTGGCGTTGATTCCAGATGGATTGAAATTCATATCTACTCTCAAAGAATTGAGAATTATGTTAATACCAGAAGAGTTCATGAAGAGGGTACAAGTGGTGGATGGTGAAGAATGA